Proteins encoded within one genomic window of Nilaparvata lugens isolate BPH chromosome 11, ASM1435652v1, whole genome shotgun sequence:
- the LOC111052372 gene encoding alpha-crystallin A chain has protein sequence MSLLPYVMRDFVDDFYQPAFFGDHFGLRPSTVLSSVPLQAGYLRPWRLLESQDSGISNIEEDPDNFKVNLDVQQFKPEEISVKLSDDNIVIEGKHEERKDQHGFISRQFCRRYKLPENVDLQRLESRLSSDGVLQLIAPKIIDDSVSNNERRIPIKHTNQPAIKHKQPSSNEKQQSKENMQP, from the coding sequence ATGTCTCTGCTACCGTACGTGATGCGTGATTTTGTGGACGACTTCTATCAGCCGGCCTTTTTTGGCGATCATTTCGGCCTTCGTCCATCCACAGTTCTGAGCAGCGTTCCACTGCAGGCCGGTTATCTGCGACCGTGGAGGCTCCTCGAATCTCAAGACAGCGGAATCTCCAACATCGAAGAAGACCCCGACAATTTCAAAGTGAATCTTGACGTGCAACAGTTCAAGCCCGAAGAAATCTCCGTCAAATTGTCGGACGACAACATTGTGATCGAGGGCAAACACGAGGAGCGCAAAGACCAGCACGGATTTATTTCTCGCCAGTTTTGTCGCCGATACAAGTTGCCCGAAAATGTCGACCTGCAGAGGTTGGAGTCTCGCCTGTCGTCGGACGGAGTGCTGCAACTGATAGCTCCCAAAATAATTGACGACTCCGTATCGAACAACGAGCGTCGAATTCCCATCAAGCACACCAACCAGCCAGCCATCAAACACAAACAACCATCTTCCAACGAAAAACAGCAGTCAAAGGAAAATATGCAACCATAA